From one Luteipulveratus mongoliensis genomic stretch:
- a CDS encoding CoA-acylating methylmalonate-semialdehyde dehydrogenase, with product MPTPISHWISGKSVAGTSGNTAPVYNPATGEQTGAVDLASVEEVNTAVAAAKGALHAWSRTSLSKRSAVLFAFRELVHQHVDDLAAILTAEHGKVLADAKGEVSRGLENVEFATGIPQLMKGDYSEHAGTGVDVYSIRQPVGVVAGITPFNFPAMVPLWMCANAIACGNTFVLKPSEKDPSASLLIADLWKRAGLPDGVFNVVHGDKLSVDTLLDHPDVAALSFVGSTPIAKYIYERGTANGKRVQALGGAKNHMVVLPDADIDLAADSAVSAAYGAAGERCMAISVCVTVGDVADDLVPAISKRLPSLRIGDGSKDGNEMGPLITAEHRDKVASYIDAGEKAGATVTVDGRTAEVPEEGFFLGTTLLDNVTPEMTVYTDEIFGPVLSVVRCETFDEALQLVNDNPYANGTAIFTRDGGAAREFQSEVQVGMVGINVPIPVPVAYYSFGGWKDSLFGDTHMYGPEGIAFYTRGKVVTSRWPDPATSSVDLGFPTNR from the coding sequence ATGCCAACTCCCATCTCGCACTGGATCTCGGGCAAGTCCGTCGCCGGTACCTCCGGCAACACGGCACCGGTCTACAACCCCGCGACCGGTGAGCAGACCGGCGCAGTCGACCTCGCCTCGGTCGAGGAGGTCAACACCGCCGTCGCCGCAGCCAAGGGTGCGCTCCACGCCTGGTCACGGACGTCGCTCTCGAAGCGGTCCGCGGTGCTGTTCGCCTTCCGCGAGCTGGTGCACCAGCACGTCGACGACCTCGCCGCGATCCTGACGGCCGAGCACGGCAAGGTGCTCGCGGACGCCAAGGGTGAGGTCTCGCGTGGCCTCGAGAACGTCGAGTTCGCCACCGGCATCCCTCAGCTGATGAAGGGCGACTACTCCGAGCACGCCGGCACCGGCGTCGACGTCTACTCGATCCGCCAGCCCGTCGGCGTCGTCGCCGGCATCACCCCGTTCAACTTCCCCGCGATGGTGCCGCTCTGGATGTGCGCCAACGCGATCGCCTGCGGCAACACCTTCGTGCTGAAGCCGAGCGAGAAGGATCCGTCCGCCTCGCTGCTCATCGCCGACCTGTGGAAGCGCGCCGGGCTGCCCGACGGGGTCTTCAATGTGGTGCACGGCGACAAGCTCTCGGTCGACACACTGCTCGACCACCCGGACGTCGCGGCCCTGAGCTTTGTCGGCTCCACCCCGATCGCGAAGTACATCTACGAGCGCGGCACGGCCAACGGCAAGCGCGTCCAGGCTCTCGGCGGCGCCAAGAACCACATGGTCGTCCTCCCCGATGCCGATATCGACCTGGCCGCCGACTCCGCCGTGTCCGCCGCGTACGGCGCCGCGGGCGAGCGCTGCATGGCCATCTCCGTGTGCGTGACCGTCGGCGACGTTGCTGACGATCTGGTGCCGGCCATCTCAAAACGGTTGCCATCATTGAGGATTGGCGATGGCTCCAAGGATGGCAACGAGATGGGTCCGCTCATCACCGCCGAGCACCGCGACAAGGTGGCGTCCTACATCGACGCCGGCGAGAAGGCCGGAGCGACGGTCACCGTCGACGGTCGTACGGCGGAGGTCCCCGAGGAAGGCTTCTTCCTGGGCACCACGCTCCTGGACAACGTCACCCCGGAGATGACGGTCTACACCGACGAGATCTTCGGCCCCGTGCTGTCCGTCGTCCGCTGCGAGACCTTCGACGAAGCGCTCCAGCTCGTCAACGACAACCCGTACGCCAACGGGACCGCGATCTTCACCCGCGACGGTGGGGCGGCGCGCGAGTTCCAGTCCGAGGTGCAGGTCGGCATGGTCGGTATCAACGTGCCCATCCCGGTGCCGGTGGCCTACTACTCCTTCGGCGGCTGGAAGGACTCGCTCTTCGGCGACACCCACATGTACGGCCCCGAGGGCATCGCCTTCTACACCAGAGGCAAGGTGGTCACCTCACGCTGGCCCGACCCGGCGACGTCCTCGGTCGACCTCGGCTTCCCCACCAACCGATGA
- the hydA gene encoding dihydropyrimidinase, which translates to MSTLITGGKVVSAQGVVEADVLYDGETITAVLAPGTAQAIGIAPVRTIDATGKYVLPGGIDVHTHMDMPFGGTSSVDDFETGTRAAAWGGTTTIVDFAVQKKGGSLQEAIDTWHGKAEGSACIDYGLHAILADVNDTSLKEMDVLVDQGITSFKLFMAYPGVFLSTDSEIMRAMHRASDNGATIMMHAENGTAIDEIVTRAIAEGHTEPKYHGLTRPVALEQEAVNRAIAMATVTKAPLYIVHLSSTPALETVTAARDAGKNVFAETCPQYLFLDESEMARPGFEGAKYVCTPALRPKEHQAQLWRGLRTNDLSVVATDHCPFCFATDKQLGKDDFRAIPNGLPGVEHRMDLLHRGVTMGEISLARWVEIASTTPARMFGMYPKKGVIAPGADADIVIYDPEAQQHVSAKTHHMNVDYSVYEGWNLTGKAETVISRGTVVLENDQFSGEPGRGQFVKRSLSQYLL; encoded by the coding sequence ATGAGTACTTTGATCACCGGGGGCAAGGTCGTCTCCGCGCAGGGGGTCGTCGAGGCCGATGTGCTGTACGACGGGGAGACCATCACTGCGGTGCTCGCACCGGGGACCGCACAGGCCATCGGCATCGCACCCGTCCGCACCATCGACGCCACCGGCAAGTACGTCCTGCCCGGAGGCATCGACGTCCACACTCACATGGACATGCCGTTCGGCGGTACGTCCTCGGTCGACGACTTCGAGACCGGCACCCGGGCGGCCGCCTGGGGTGGCACCACGACGATCGTCGACTTCGCCGTGCAGAAGAAGGGCGGCTCGCTGCAGGAGGCGATCGACACCTGGCACGGCAAGGCCGAGGGCAGCGCGTGCATCGACTACGGCCTGCACGCGATCCTCGCCGACGTCAACGACACCTCCCTCAAGGAGATGGACGTCCTGGTCGACCAGGGCATCACGTCGTTCAAGCTGTTCATGGCCTATCCCGGCGTCTTCCTGTCGACCGACAGCGAGATCATGCGAGCCATGCACCGCGCGTCCGACAACGGCGCGACGATCATGATGCACGCCGAGAACGGCACGGCCATCGACGAGATCGTCACCCGCGCGATCGCCGAGGGGCACACCGAGCCGAAGTACCACGGGCTCACCCGACCGGTCGCGCTCGAGCAGGAGGCGGTCAACCGCGCGATCGCGATGGCGACGGTCACCAAGGCACCGCTCTACATCGTCCACCTCTCGAGCACGCCGGCCCTGGAGACGGTCACAGCGGCTCGGGACGCTGGCAAGAACGTCTTCGCGGAGACCTGCCCGCAGTACCTCTTCCTGGACGAATCCGAAATGGCGAGACCGGGATTCGAGGGTGCGAAGTACGTCTGTACGCCGGCCCTCCGTCCCAAGGAACACCAGGCGCAGCTGTGGCGCGGACTGCGTACGAACGACCTGTCAGTCGTCGCGACGGACCACTGCCCGTTCTGCTTCGCCACCGACAAGCAGCTCGGCAAGGACGACTTCCGGGCCATCCCCAACGGGCTGCCCGGTGTCGAGCACCGGATGGACCTGCTGCACCGCGGCGTGACGATGGGCGAGATCTCTCTGGCCCGCTGGGTCGAGATCGCCTCGACGACGCCGGCCCGGATGTTCGGGATGTACCCGAAGAAGGGCGTCATCGCTCCCGGCGCCGATGCCGACATCGTGATCTACGACCCGGAGGCGCAGCAGCACGTGTCCGCGAAGACGCATCACATGAATGTCGACTACTCGGTCTACGAGGGCTGGAACCTCACCGGCAAGGCCGAGACGGTCATCAGCCGCGGCACCGTCGTGCTCGAGAACGACCAGTTCTCAGGCGAACCCGGGCGCGGCCAGTTCGTGAAGCGCTCCCTGTCCCAGTACCTCCTGTGA
- a CDS encoding cysteine hydrolase family protein: MTSALVVIDVQNSFLQRPTWPAISNPDIVDDVTALVGAARAKGDLVVWVLHTEPGSGGAFDPESGHVELMDGLETREGEPVVRKTSINAFTSTNLQQLLTRHGVTHLDICGIQTEQCCETTTRVASDLGYDVGFVIDATATFPIQHRDAKKDRPLEEILADPQTRPTDEVVRGTEYSLAGRFATIRTVAELV; this comes from the coding sequence ATGACCTCAGCACTCGTCGTGATCGACGTCCAGAACTCCTTCCTTCAGCGGCCGACCTGGCCGGCCATCTCCAACCCCGACATCGTCGATGACGTCACCGCCCTCGTGGGGGCGGCGCGTGCCAAGGGCGACCTCGTGGTCTGGGTGCTGCACACCGAGCCTGGGTCGGGCGGAGCCTTCGACCCCGAGTCCGGACACGTCGAGCTGATGGACGGCCTGGAGACGCGTGAGGGCGAGCCGGTCGTCCGCAAGACCTCCATCAATGCCTTCACCTCGACCAATCTCCAGCAGCTCCTCACGCGGCACGGCGTCACGCACCTCGATATCTGCGGGATCCAGACCGAGCAGTGCTGCGAGACGACGACGCGGGTGGCCTCCGACCTGGGCTACGACGTCGGCTTCGTCATCGACGCGACAGCGACCTTCCCGATCCAGCATCGCGACGCGAAGAAGGACCGTCCGCTGGAGGAGATCCTCGCGGACCCGCAGACCCGGCCGACCGATGAGGTCGTACGCGGTACGGAGTACTCGCTCGCGGGCCGGTTCGCGACGATCCGGACGGTCGCCGAGCTGGTATAG
- a CDS encoding aspartate aminotransferase family protein, which yields MSESLSGEQVVDLDDAHVFHSWSAQANRNPIAIEKAAGSYFWDYDGKRYLDFSSQLVNLNLGHQHPTMVEAIKRQAEILCTVAPPIANAARSELARRISEVAPAALNKVFFTNGGAEANENAVRLARLHTGRQKVMAAYRSYHGATAGAIALTGDPRRWPNEPGVGSTVRYWGPYPYRSAFHSDSPEQETERALQHLRDLIAFEGPQTIAAIVLETVVGTNGILVPTDGYLAGVRELCNEHGIVMIADEVMSGFGRCGEWFAVDHWGVEPDLITFAKGINSGYVPLGGVVISDEIAATFATRPFPGGLTYSGHPLACATGIASMDIFVEENVLDGVRSLATDVFAPGLAELADKHPSVGEVRGLGAFWALELVKDKQTREPLVPYNASGADAAPMGAFAKACKDGGLFPFVHFNRTHVVPPCTITPAEAKEGLAILDEALSTADTFCS from the coding sequence ATGAGCGAATCACTCTCAGGCGAGCAGGTTGTCGACCTCGACGATGCGCACGTCTTCCACTCCTGGTCAGCCCAGGCGAACCGCAACCCGATCGCGATCGAGAAGGCGGCGGGCTCGTACTTCTGGGACTACGACGGCAAGCGCTACCTCGACTTCAGCTCGCAGCTGGTCAACCTCAACCTGGGTCATCAGCACCCCACGATGGTCGAGGCGATCAAGCGGCAGGCCGAGATCCTGTGCACCGTCGCGCCACCGATCGCCAACGCAGCCCGCAGCGAGCTCGCCCGTCGCATCTCGGAGGTCGCACCAGCTGCGCTCAACAAGGTGTTCTTCACCAACGGCGGCGCCGAGGCCAACGAGAACGCCGTCCGGCTCGCGCGGCTGCACACCGGACGCCAGAAGGTCATGGCCGCCTACCGCAGCTATCACGGCGCGACGGCCGGGGCGATCGCGCTCACCGGCGACCCGCGCCGCTGGCCCAACGAGCCGGGTGTCGGTTCGACGGTCCGCTACTGGGGCCCCTACCCCTACCGCAGCGCCTTCCACTCCGACTCGCCCGAGCAGGAGACCGAGCGAGCGCTGCAGCACCTGCGCGACCTGATCGCCTTTGAGGGACCACAGACCATCGCCGCGATCGTGCTCGAGACGGTCGTCGGCACCAACGGCATCCTTGTGCCGACGGACGGCTACCTGGCCGGCGTTCGTGAGCTGTGCAACGAGCACGGCATCGTGATGATCGCCGATGAGGTGATGAGTGGGTTCGGGCGCTGCGGCGAGTGGTTCGCGGTGGACCACTGGGGTGTCGAGCCCGACCTGATCACCTTCGCCAAGGGCATCAACTCCGGCTACGTCCCGCTCGGTGGCGTGGTCATCTCCGACGAGATCGCGGCGACGTTCGCGACCCGACCGTTCCCTGGCGGGCTGACCTACTCAGGGCACCCGCTCGCCTGCGCGACCGGTATCGCCTCGATGGACATCTTCGTCGAGGAGAACGTGCTGGACGGCGTCCGGTCGCTGGCCACCGACGTCTTCGCGCCTGGGCTGGCCGAGCTGGCGGACAAGCACCCGTCGGTCGGCGAGGTGCGCGGGCTCGGCGCGTTCTGGGCGCTCGAGCTGGTCAAGGACAAGCAGACCCGCGAGCCGCTGGTGCCGTACAACGCGTCCGGGGCGGACGCGGCACCGATGGGTGCGTTCGCGAAGGCGTGCAAGGACGGCGGGCTGTTCCCGTTCGTGCACTTCAACCGCACCCACGTCGTGCCGCCCTGCACCATCACGCCGGCGGAGGCCAAGGAAGGGCTCGCCATCCTCGACGAGGCCTTGAGCACCGCCGACACGTTCTGCTCGTGA
- a CDS encoding nitrilase-related carbon-nitrogen hydrolase, whose product MTVKAGMFQTHWRGDKDKMLDAHEEIAHEAAKQGNQVLCFQELFMGPFFAQVQDSEWYSYAEQIPDGPIIQRFSAIAKETGQVMVLPIYEEVQPGVLFNTAAVIDADGKYLGKYRKTHIPQVKGFWEKFYFRPGVNDGWPVFETAVGKVGVYICYDRHFPEGWRGLGLAGAEIVFNPSATSRGLSKYIWEIEQVAASVANMYYVGALNRVGIEPLGDNDFYGTSYFSDPRGKYVGEVASDQVEELIIRDLDLDVIREVRDQWAFYRDRRPDTYTALTDK is encoded by the coding sequence ATGACCGTCAAAGCCGGGATGTTCCAGACGCACTGGCGTGGGGACAAGGACAAGATGCTCGACGCCCACGAGGAGATCGCGCACGAGGCAGCCAAGCAGGGCAACCAGGTCCTGTGCTTCCAGGAGCTGTTCATGGGGCCGTTCTTCGCCCAGGTGCAGGACAGCGAGTGGTACTCCTACGCCGAGCAGATCCCGGACGGGCCGATCATCCAGCGGTTCAGCGCGATCGCCAAGGAGACCGGGCAGGTCATGGTGCTGCCGATCTACGAAGAGGTCCAGCCTGGCGTCCTGTTCAACACCGCGGCCGTCATCGACGCGGACGGGAAGTACCTCGGCAAGTACCGCAAGACGCACATCCCCCAGGTCAAAGGCTTCTGGGAGAAGTTCTACTTCCGTCCCGGCGTCAACGACGGCTGGCCGGTCTTCGAGACCGCGGTCGGCAAGGTCGGCGTCTACATCTGCTACGACCGCCACTTCCCCGAGGGCTGGCGTGGACTCGGGCTCGCCGGCGCGGAGATCGTCTTCAACCCGTCGGCCACGTCACGCGGCCTGTCGAAGTACATCTGGGAGATCGAGCAGGTGGCCGCGTCCGTCGCGAACATGTACTACGTCGGCGCCCTCAACCGCGTCGGCATCGAGCCGCTCGGCGACAACGACTTCTACGGCACGTCCTACTTCTCCGACCCACGCGGCAAGTACGTCGGCGAGGTCGCCTCGGACCAGGTCGAGGAGCTGATCATTCGCGACCTCGACCTCGACGTCATCCGTGAGGTGCGCGACCAGTGGGCGTTCTACCGGGACCGCCGGCCCGATACTTACACGGCGCTGACGGACAAGTAG
- a CDS encoding NCS1 family nucleobase:cation symporter-1, which translates to MATEVAVEPAEGGRSQHGQTEHADGRVTLDDRSALAHSPYSNEDLDPVELPDRHWNTYNYAALWVGMSHNIPSWLLASGLIAAGMSWQQAVVIILLANVIVLIPILLNGHGGTKYGIPFPVLARSSFGVLGANLPALVRAFAATCWFGVQTWIGGEGIFLLAGKMFGDSWANASHIGDFAWTQWLSFFVFWLIEIAIIVRGIETLRRFENWAAPVVMVAALALLAYVYVQADGFGNILSQSGSLKGDEFWRAFGPALMGMIAFWATLSLNISDFTRFGGSQKKQMLGQTYGLPTTMTAFAVMSVLVTSASEEMYGKAIWDPIQLAARIDSWVGTLLALATVMIATLSVNIAANLVSPSYDFANAAPKYVNFRKGALITCVLSVLIFPWKLVSDPNIYIFTWLGVVGAILGPVAGILAADYWVVRRRHIVVRDLYRREGLYWYSGGWNWRAVVAFGVAAILSAGGSYSKDGKGPFPEDGMIPFLKPLADYGWLVGLVSGAVIYVALMKAGKVPVAYDSSGSPDDAPLDEKEVTA; encoded by the coding sequence ATGGCGACCGAGGTAGCCGTCGAGCCCGCCGAGGGCGGGAGATCGCAGCACGGCCAGACCGAGCACGCCGACGGACGCGTCACCCTGGACGACCGGTCCGCACTGGCGCACTCGCCCTACTCCAACGAGGACCTCGACCCCGTCGAGCTGCCCGACCGGCACTGGAACACCTACAACTACGCCGCGCTCTGGGTCGGGATGAGCCACAACATCCCGTCCTGGCTGCTGGCGTCCGGGCTGATCGCGGCCGGGATGAGCTGGCAGCAGGCGGTCGTCATCATCCTGCTCGCCAACGTCATCGTGCTGATCCCGATCCTGCTCAACGGGCACGGCGGCACCAAGTACGGCATCCCGTTCCCCGTGCTGGCGCGCTCCTCGTTCGGCGTGCTCGGCGCCAACCTGCCCGCGCTGGTCCGAGCGTTCGCGGCCACGTGCTGGTTCGGCGTACAGACCTGGATCGGCGGCGAGGGCATCTTCCTGCTGGCCGGCAAGATGTTCGGCGACAGCTGGGCCAACGCGAGCCACATCGGCGACTTCGCCTGGACGCAGTGGCTGAGCTTCTTCGTCTTCTGGTTGATCGAGATCGCGATCATCGTGCGCGGCATCGAGACCCTGCGACGGTTCGAGAACTGGGCGGCCCCCGTGGTGATGGTCGCCGCCCTGGCCCTGCTGGCGTACGTCTATGTCCAGGCGGACGGCTTCGGCAACATCCTCAGTCAGTCCGGCTCGCTCAAGGGCGATGAGTTCTGGCGGGCGTTCGGGCCTGCGCTGATGGGGATGATCGCGTTCTGGGCGACGCTGTCGCTCAACATCTCCGACTTCACCCGGTTCGGCGGGTCACAGAAGAAGCAGATGCTCGGCCAGACCTACGGCCTGCCGACGACGATGACCGCCTTCGCGGTGATGTCGGTGCTCGTCACGTCGGCTTCCGAGGAGATGTACGGGAAGGCCATCTGGGACCCGATCCAGCTCGCCGCCCGGATCGACAGCTGGGTCGGCACCCTGCTCGCCCTCGCCACGGTGATGATCGCGACCCTGTCGGTCAACATCGCGGCCAACCTGGTGAGCCCGTCGTACGACTTCGCCAATGCCGCTCCGAAATACGTCAACTTCCGCAAGGGCGCGCTGATCACCTGTGTGCTGAGCGTGCTGATCTTCCCGTGGAAGCTCGTGTCGGACCCCAACATCTACATCTTCACCTGGCTCGGCGTCGTCGGCGCAATCCTCGGACCGGTCGCCGGCATCCTGGCCGCGGACTACTGGGTCGTGCGTCGACGGCACATCGTCGTACGCGACCTCTACCGCCGCGAGGGTCTCTACTGGTACTCCGGCGGCTGGAACTGGCGGGCCGTCGTCGCGTTCGGCGTCGCGGCGATCCTGTCCGCGGGCGGCTCGTACTCGAAGGACGGCAAGGGTCCGTTTCCCGAGGACGGGATGATCCCGTTCCTCAAGCCGCTCGCCGACTACGGCTGGCTCGTCGGCCTCGTCTCCGGCGCCGTCATCTACGTCGCCCTCATGAAGGCCGGCAAGGTGCCCGTCGCGTACGACTCGTCGGGCTCTCCCGACGACGCACCGCTCGATGAGAAGGAGGTCACGGCATGA
- a CDS encoding FAD-binding oxidoreductase: MSQIAAPPLPSGRVVTDPQIAIGYATDQSLGSTAPDNFVVVRARDRDDVVAVLEHAQAHRIPVVPQGARTSLCGASTALEGGIVLNVEALNQVEVSTAERYAVAGPGIVTADLKKAVAAQGLFYPPDPASSPMSTIGGNVATNAGGLCCVKYGVTADYVRGLEVVLAGGEVIRTGRRTAKGVAGLDLTGLFVGSEGQLGVVTEVVVRLVPATDPPLTALATFTSLDDAAKALVALRAERHGPNLLEVLDRSSLVAIQAMEDFGFPQDAEAVLLVQSDRPDHSAEDVQRYAKLLTTAGAEDVAVADDAQEADALMAGRRALAPALELKGPHFIEDVCVPVAQLGNLIRQSRDIGRRTGVEVVLSGHGGDGNLHPCLFFDEQPGSRERAEEAFGQIVDAALDMGGTITGEHGVGSLKRRWLPRELGDAELARQRTIKAMFDPYGIMNPGRPL; this comes from the coding sequence GTGAGCCAGATCGCCGCCCCTCCCCTCCCGTCCGGTCGAGTCGTCACCGATCCCCAGATCGCTATCGGCTATGCCACGGACCAGAGCCTGGGCTCGACCGCGCCCGACAACTTCGTAGTCGTGCGCGCGCGCGACCGGGACGACGTGGTCGCTGTGCTCGAGCATGCGCAGGCGCATCGAATTCCGGTGGTACCACAGGGCGCTCGCACATCGCTGTGTGGCGCGTCGACCGCGCTCGAGGGCGGGATCGTGCTCAATGTCGAGGCGCTGAACCAGGTCGAGGTCAGCACCGCAGAGAGGTACGCCGTCGCCGGCCCGGGCATCGTCACCGCCGACCTCAAGAAGGCCGTCGCCGCGCAGGGTCTCTTCTACCCGCCCGATCCAGCGTCCTCCCCGATGAGCACCATCGGGGGCAACGTCGCGACCAACGCGGGCGGCCTGTGCTGCGTGAAGTACGGCGTCACGGCCGACTACGTCCGTGGGCTCGAGGTCGTGCTTGCCGGCGGCGAGGTGATTCGGACCGGCCGTCGTACGGCGAAGGGTGTCGCGGGTCTGGACCTCACCGGACTCTTCGTCGGGTCGGAGGGCCAGCTCGGTGTCGTCACGGAGGTCGTCGTACGCCTGGTCCCGGCGACCGATCCGCCACTGACCGCGCTGGCGACCTTCACCTCCTTGGACGACGCGGCCAAGGCGCTCGTCGCCCTCCGAGCTGAGCGTCACGGTCCGAATCTCCTTGAGGTGCTTGACCGTTCGTCACTCGTGGCGATTCAGGCGATGGAGGACTTCGGCTTCCCTCAGGACGCCGAAGCCGTGCTGCTCGTCCAGTCGGACCGCCCTGATCACTCGGCCGAGGACGTACAGCGCTATGCCAAGCTGCTCACCACCGCAGGTGCGGAGGACGTCGCAGTGGCCGACGACGCGCAGGAGGCCGACGCGCTGATGGCCGGCCGACGAGCATTGGCGCCCGCGTTGGAGCTCAAGGGGCCGCACTTCATCGAGGACGTCTGCGTGCCGGTTGCCCAGCTGGGCAACCTGATTCGCCAGTCACGCGACATCGGCCGACGCACCGGCGTCGAGGTCGTGCTGTCCGGTCACGGCGGCGACGGCAACCTGCACCCGTGCCTGTTCTTCGACGAGCAGCCGGGCAGCCGCGAGCGCGCCGAGGAGGCGTTCGGGCAGATCGTCGACGCGGCGCTCGACATGGGCGGGACGATCACCGGCGAGCACGGCGTGGGCTCCCTGAAACGGCGTTGGCTCCCCCGCGAGCTGGGCGACGCCGAGCTGGCACGGCAGCGCACGATCAAAGCGATGTTCGACCCGTACGGGATCATGAACCCCGGACGGCCCCTCTAG
- a CDS encoding sensor domain-containing protein, whose amino-acid sequence MPPGFAVEPDAGSDDEGVYSSSRPGCADFVRLSNSAAAPGATGSSAAAFSAGQDGPYINEEIDALGSANKVAALLHRLKSAVASCPSVKVSTPGEGSSVMQVRAVSPPDAGRGAVAVRLTASSGSLEGVEVTTVRTGVGDVVVSIDFLGAFPEDIDGATQDAVAKAGDALGISTAGTT is encoded by the coding sequence ATGCCACCGGGGTTCGCCGTCGAGCCCGACGCCGGATCCGATGACGAAGGCGTGTACTCGTCATCCCGCCCGGGCTGTGCCGACTTCGTCAGACTGAGCAACAGCGCTGCCGCACCTGGCGCGACCGGCTCCTCGGCCGCCGCCTTCTCCGCTGGGCAGGACGGCCCGTACATCAACGAGGAGATCGACGCCCTGGGGAGCGCGAACAAGGTTGCTGCGTTGCTCCATCGGCTGAAGTCGGCGGTCGCGAGCTGCCCTTCGGTGAAGGTCTCCACTCCGGGCGAGGGCAGCTCAGTGATGCAGGTACGCGCGGTGAGCCCGCCTGACGCGGGGCGAGGAGCAGTGGCCGTCCGCCTGACCGCCTCGTCGGGATCCCTTGAAGGTGTGGAAGTAACGACCGTCCGGACCGGCGTCGGCGATGTGGTCGTGAGCATCGACTTCCTCGGGGCGTTCCCGGAGGACATCGACGGCGCGACGCAGGACGCTGTGGCCAAGGCCGGCGATGCACTCGGCATCAGCACTGCGGGTACCACCTGA
- a CDS encoding TIGR03842 family LLM class F420-dependent oxidoreductase, with protein sequence MDFGVVLQTTPPSARVVELAQQADRYGFDYVWTFDSHILWQDPYPIYSQILDRTRNVVVGPMVTNPATRDWTVTASLFATLNEMYGNRTVCGIGRGDSAVRVTNGRPSTLATLRESVGVIRGMANGETVDFNGSSLRLPWASKSELEVWVAAYGPKALALTGEVADGYILQLGDPQIAKWMIAAVRDAATKAGRDPDSITMCVAAPAYVTDGSDDALAHARDQCRWFGGMVGNHVADIVARYGDSSGVPAALTDYIAARKGYDYNQHGRAGNTHADFVPDEIVDRFCLIGPPEEQLRRLEEYRALGVDQFALYLQHDAKDATLRSYADAVLPVINRPDAAKS encoded by the coding sequence ATGGACTTCGGAGTAGTACTGCAGACCACGCCCCCGTCGGCGCGGGTTGTCGAGCTGGCCCAGCAGGCCGATCGCTACGGGTTCGACTACGTGTGGACGTTCGACTCACACATCCTGTGGCAGGACCCCTACCCGATCTACTCGCAGATCCTGGACCGCACGCGCAACGTCGTCGTCGGCCCGATGGTCACCAACCCCGCCACCCGGGACTGGACCGTCACGGCGTCGTTGTTCGCCACGCTCAACGAGATGTACGGCAACCGCACCGTCTGCGGGATCGGCCGCGGCGACTCGGCCGTGCGGGTCACCAACGGACGACCGTCCACGCTCGCCACGCTGCGCGAGTCGGTCGGCGTCATCCGAGGGATGGCCAACGGCGAGACGGTCGACTTCAACGGCTCATCGCTGCGCCTCCCGTGGGCCAGCAAGTCCGAGCTCGAGGTCTGGGTGGCGGCGTACGGCCCGAAGGCGCTCGCCCTCACCGGCGAGGTGGCCGACGGCTACATCCTGCAGCTCGGCGACCCACAGATCGCGAAGTGGATGATCGCCGCAGTCCGGGACGCGGCGACCAAGGCCGGACGCGACCCGGACAGCATCACGATGTGCGTGGCTGCCCCGGCCTACGTCACCGACGGCAGCGACGACGCCCTCGCCCACGCTCGCGACCAGTGCCGCTGGTTCGGCGGGATGGTCGGCAACCATGTCGCGGATATCGTTGCCAGATATGGCGATTCGTCCGGAGTGCCGGCCGCTCTTACTGACTACATCGCCGCGCGCAAGGGCTATGACTACAACCAGCACGGTCGTGCCGGCAACACCCACGCGGACTTCGTCCCCGACGAGATCGTCGATCGGTTCTGCCTCATCGGACCTCCCGAGGAGCAGCTCCGCCGACTCGAGGAGTACCGCGCGCTCGGCGTCGACCAGTTCGCGCTCTACCTCCAGCACGACGCCAAGGACGCCACGCTCCGGTCGTACGCCGATGCCGTCCTCCCCGTGATCAACCGGCCTGACGCCGCCAAGTCCTGA